From one Bacillus sp. FJAT-42376 genomic stretch:
- a CDS encoding helix-turn-helix domain-containing protein, producing the protein MEEQRAGCPIERTMGIIGGKWTFIILRELFYGPKRFGEIQKTLDGISPRTLSIRLKELEEKEIVHRKMYSEIPPHVEYSLTEKGQSLRPVFKSMETWGYHWNV; encoded by the coding sequence ATGGAAGAACAGCGTGCAGGCTGTCCCATCGAACGGACAATGGGAATCATCGGAGGTAAATGGACCTTCATAATTTTAAGGGAATTGTTTTATGGCCCTAAAAGATTTGGAGAAATTCAAAAAACGTTAGATGGCATCAGTCCGCGTACGTTATCCATCCGTTTAAAAGAGCTGGAAGAAAAAGAGATTGTTCATCGGAAAATGTATTCTGAGATTCCACCGCATGTAGAATATTCCCTGACCGAAAAAGGACAGTCTCTTCGACCCGTCTTTAAATCCATGGAAACCTGGGGATACCATTGGAACGTATAA
- a CDS encoding NAD(P)-dependent oxidoreductase produces MKAVVFGSTGFIGSHVAEQLALAGHTVTAAARETSDISFLESLNVKVERIRHDDPDAIHRLMSGIDVVYNCTADSSLGLERYSEELVEIKLTERLITAAGHCHVSRFVQLSTVVIYDFKSNQPLDEKYISQPEFPFQQLALEREKIVRSLGKKLGIETVILRPASAIGTRDKKSFFSRLYLAHLHNQFPMAGSGEARVSLVDTRDIGRAMEWLGTCALEEWDDGVYVLKGYDTTWSGLKEEMDKAIGTEAGVENMPISPSIMYKNLSTHRIWDDQKIKKSFHTLYTLPVSIKASLEELMAASAKSK; encoded by the coding sequence ATGAAAGCAGTTGTTTTTGGAAGTACCGGTTTTATCGGAAGCCATGTGGCCGAACAATTGGCTCTCGCTGGTCACACGGTGACAGCGGCCGCAAGGGAAACGAGCGATATCTCGTTTCTGGAATCGCTGAATGTAAAAGTGGAAAGAATCCGTCATGATGATCCGGATGCCATCCACCGTTTGATGAGCGGAATCGATGTGGTATACAACTGCACGGCAGACAGCAGCCTGGGTTTAGAGCGATACAGTGAAGAATTGGTTGAAATCAAACTGACAGAGAGACTGATCACGGCTGCAGGCCATTGTCATGTTTCCCGTTTCGTTCAGCTAAGCACCGTTGTGATCTATGATTTTAAGAGCAATCAGCCGTTAGATGAGAAGTATATCTCTCAACCCGAATTTCCGTTTCAGCAACTGGCATTGGAAAGAGAAAAAATAGTCCGGTCATTGGGGAAAAAGCTGGGGATCGAGACCGTCATCCTTCGGCCAGCCAGTGCCATTGGGACCCGTGATAAGAAATCTTTTTTCTCGAGGCTGTATCTTGCCCACTTGCACAATCAGTTTCCGATGGCCGGTTCAGGTGAAGCCAGGGTCTCACTCGTTGACACAAGGGACATTGGCAGAGCAATGGAATGGCTGGGAACGTGTGCCTTGGAAGAATGGGATGATGGGGTATATGTCCTGAAAGGGTACGATACAACTTGGTCAGGCCTCAAGGAAGAGATGGATAAGGCGATTGGCACAGAGGCAGGAGTCGAAAATATGCCCATATCTCCATCCATTATGTATAAAAATCTTTCCACCCATCGAATATGGGATGACCAGAAGATCAAAAAAAGCTTTCATACACTCTATACGCTGCCTGTCTCCATCAAGGCATCCTTAGAGGAATTAATGGCAGCTTCAGCAAAATCAAAATGA
- a CDS encoding DUF1272 domain-containing protein, translated as MALEMRKNCERCEASIEENEYAYICVHECTFCAPCTEEVHHICPNCGGELVRRPKKPENACML; from the coding sequence ATGGCATTGGAAATGAGAAAAAATTGTGAACGCTGTGAAGCTTCTATTGAAGAAAATGAATATGCCTACATATGTGTGCATGAGTGTACATTTTGTGCTCCATGCACGGAAGAGGTGCACCATATTTGCCCGAATTGCGGGGGAGAGCTTGTAAGAAGGCCGAAGAAACCAGAAAACGCCTGTATGCTATAA
- a CDS encoding GNAT family protein: MGDAEEIFSCFSNEEVTRYYGQDPLDNIGQAEGFVQFFANSYREKRGIRWGIEVKGTQKIIGTIGFNAWSPKHKRAEIGYEIHPDQWRKGYTYEAVSKVIEYGFGEFGLTRIGAVVFMDNDASNYLLKKAGFQQEGILREYMYQNGKAYDTYVYSLLRNNR; the protein is encoded by the coding sequence ATGGGTGATGCAGAAGAGATATTTTCTTGTTTTTCAAATGAAGAGGTAACACGGTATTATGGCCAGGATCCGCTCGACAATATCGGACAGGCTGAAGGATTCGTCCAGTTCTTTGCCAACAGCTACAGGGAGAAAAGAGGAATCCGGTGGGGCATTGAAGTGAAAGGGACTCAAAAGATCATCGGGACTATTGGATTTAACGCGTGGTCTCCAAAACATAAGCGGGCTGAGATTGGCTATGAGATCCATCCTGATCAATGGAGAAAAGGTTATACATATGAAGCTGTATCGAAAGTGATTGAATACGGCTTCGGCGAATTTGGTTTAACGAGAATCGGAGCCGTCGTGTTTATGGATAATGATGCATCCAATTATTTGCTGAAAAAGGCGGGATTCCAACAGGAAGGTATTTTAAGAGAGTACATGTATCAGAATGGAAAGGCCTATGATACATATGTCTATTCATTGCTGAGAAATAATAGGTAA
- a CDS encoding TetR/AcrR family transcriptional regulator, which translates to MPRIDRRVQKSQEAIKNAFIELMSEKSFDQLTIQDISDRANVGRRTVYDHYLDKFDILEKLIEEHIEELRKLCKAAADLDFAEGNLIWFEYFERNHSFFFTMLTSKGATTFRKHFLAFVMEELEDEVNVSEGINKGLSKQLILSFFSAAIVEIVEMWIVNGLNEPTEAVARQVGILLDRNLE; encoded by the coding sequence ATGCCAAGAATTGATAGAAGAGTACAGAAATCTCAGGAAGCAATAAAAAACGCATTTATAGAACTGATGTCAGAAAAAAGTTTTGACCAGCTCACCATTCAGGACATTTCAGATAGAGCCAATGTTGGGCGAAGAACGGTCTACGACCATTATCTGGATAAATTCGATATTCTGGAAAAGCTTATTGAAGAACATATTGAGGAGCTGAGAAAGCTATGCAAAGCAGCAGCTGATCTGGACTTTGCAGAAGGTAATTTGATTTGGTTTGAATACTTTGAACGCAATCATTCTTTCTTTTTTACCATGTTAACGAGTAAAGGAGCAACGACCTTCAGAAAGCATTTCCTAGCATTTGTCATGGAAGAATTAGAAGATGAAGTAAATGTATCAGAAGGGATAAACAAAGGATTAAGCAAGCAATTGATTCTTAGCTTTTTTAGTGCAGCAATCGTTGAAATCGTGGAAATGTGGATTGTCAATGGATTGAATGAACCGACTGAAGCTGTTGCAAGGCAAGTAGGCATTCTTTTGGATCGCAATCTGGAATAA
- a CDS encoding carboxymuconolactone decarboxylase family protein: MMNRAEKSRELFNQLFGKETFAENEADPDFYEIMNRFIYGDIFHHGSLSNDIRELITLVVLTVNHTVPQLKEHVSAAIKTGVTPAKIKEAVYHCAPYIGFPKTLDALEEINKAFKSLGIDLPVQSQVQTEETDRFDKGLDVQVKIFGDVIAQMHKSAPANQRHIQEYLSAFCFGDFYTRSGLDLKTRELLTLCIVTALGGADSQVKSHVQGNIHTGNDKETLIAAITHCLPYIGFPRTLNALACLNEVIPEKQRKEGNDDENSR, translated from the coding sequence ATGATGAACCGGGCTGAAAAGAGCCGGGAATTGTTCAATCAGCTATTCGGTAAGGAAACATTCGCCGAAAATGAAGCCGATCCTGATTTCTATGAAATAATGAACCGCTTCATATATGGAGATATTTTTCACCATGGCAGCCTCAGTAACGATATTCGGGAGCTGATTACACTGGTGGTTCTGACGGTCAATCATACCGTTCCTCAGCTGAAAGAACATGTTTCTGCTGCAATAAAAACCGGGGTTACACCGGCAAAAATAAAAGAGGCGGTCTATCATTGTGCTCCTTATATCGGATTCCCTAAAACGCTGGATGCACTGGAAGAAATAAATAAAGCTTTCAAATCGCTGGGGATTGATTTGCCTGTTCAAAGTCAAGTACAAACAGAGGAAACCGATCGCTTCGACAAAGGTCTTGATGTACAGGTAAAGATTTTTGGTGATGTGATTGCACAAATGCATAAGAGTGCCCCAGCAAATCAAAGGCATATACAAGAGTACCTGTCGGCTTTTTGTTTCGGTGATTTTTATACGCGAAGCGGCCTTGATTTGAAAACACGCGAGCTGTTAACGCTTTGCATAGTCACCGCACTTGGAGGAGCAGATAGCCAGGTGAAATCCCATGTGCAGGGAAACATTCATACCGGTAACGATAAAGAAACACTGATTGCTGCCATTACGCATTGTCTGCCGTATATTGGTTTTCCGCGCACATTAAATGCATTAGCCTGCTTAAACGAAGTGATACCTGAAAAGCAAAGAAAGGAAGGAAATGACGATGAAAATTCAAGATAA
- a CDS encoding SDR family oxidoreductase: MTMKIQDKVIVMTGASSGIGEAAAKELASKGAKLVLAARREERLKKLQEEIQNAGGQAIYKTTDVSSRKQMEELAEYALQAYGRIDVLVNNAGIMPQAFLAENKVDEWDRMIDINIKGVLYGIAAMVPSMRERKAGHVINLSSVAGHNIYPGGTVYCGTKFAVRAISEGLRQEEAMNGTNIRVTNISPGAVTSELLETTTDEAMKAGLKDFYQVAIEPDSIARAIAFAIEQPADVALNEMIIRPTVQVG; this comes from the coding sequence ATGACGATGAAAATTCAAGATAAAGTGATTGTGATGACAGGAGCCTCATCCGGAATTGGGGAAGCTGCGGCTAAGGAGCTTGCATCCAAAGGGGCAAAGCTTGTGCTGGCAGCCCGCCGTGAAGAGCGTCTGAAGAAGCTGCAAGAGGAGATTCAAAATGCCGGAGGACAGGCAATCTATAAAACCACAGACGTTTCTTCCCGCAAACAAATGGAAGAACTGGCTGAATATGCTCTTCAGGCATACGGAAGAATCGATGTATTAGTGAATAATGCAGGAATCATGCCCCAGGCGTTTCTTGCTGAAAATAAAGTGGATGAATGGGACCGGATGATTGATATCAATATTAAGGGAGTTCTCTATGGGATAGCCGCAATGGTTCCGTCAATGAGGGAGCGGAAAGCAGGGCATGTGATTAATTTATCTTCAGTAGCGGGACACAATATTTACCCGGGCGGAACGGTTTACTGCGGCACTAAATTTGCAGTGCGGGCCATTTCAGAGGGACTGCGGCAAGAGGAAGCCATGAATGGAACGAACATCCGCGTAACGAACATTTCTCCTGGTGCTGTCACAAGCGAACTGTTAGAAACGACGACAGATGAAGCAATGAAAGCAGGGTTAAAAGATTTTTACCAGGTTGCCATTGAACCTGACAGCATTGCCCGTGCCATTGCATTTGCAATCGAGCAGCCAGCCGATGTAGCGTTAAACGAAATGATTATTCGTCCAACTGTACAGGTTGGTTAA
- a CDS encoding cupin domain-containing protein, which produces MKNEQLKNGPIFPVGQKVEPNFTGDAFLQMIFTDPAPLNTAIGNVTFAPGTRNYWHTHKEGQVLLVTGGEGWYQEEGKPAQSLKTGDVVNIPPNVKHWHGASKDSWFVHLALTPGETEWLEPVDDETYNLL; this is translated from the coding sequence ATGAAGAATGAACAGCTGAAAAACGGCCCAATTTTCCCGGTGGGACAAAAAGTGGAACCGAACTTTACCGGAGATGCCTTTCTGCAAATGATCTTTACCGATCCCGCACCGCTTAATACAGCGATCGGAAATGTCACCTTTGCTCCTGGTACTCGCAATTACTGGCATACCCATAAAGAGGGACAAGTCCTTCTGGTAACAGGCGGGGAGGGCTGGTATCAGGAAGAGGGAAAACCAGCTCAATCTCTCAAAACCGGAGACGTGGTGAATATTCCACCCAATGTGAAGCACTGGCACGGAGCATCAAAAGACAGCTGGTTTGTACACTTGGCTCTTACTCCTGGTGAGACAGAATGGCTCGAACCGGTCGATGATGAGACGTATAACTTATTATAA
- a CDS encoding TetR/AcrR family transcriptional regulator yields the protein MQKADRRVMKSQEAIKTALIELMSEKNFDAMTIQDIADRANVNRGTVYLHYMDKFDLLDKVMEEHIFNMTDFCESASEMDYIESTVHCMEYLQSNYLFFSTMLASEGAPSFRHQFLKFNIAEFKKDVDLTSGKNLGQNEEIVAQFVANAYVGVVEWWLKNEMPYPPQVMAEKVGELIERIV from the coding sequence ATGCAAAAAGCCGACCGAAGAGTGATGAAAAGCCAGGAAGCGATAAAAACAGCGCTCATTGAATTAATGTCTGAAAAGAATTTTGATGCCATGACGATTCAGGATATAGCTGACAGGGCCAATGTAAACAGGGGCACGGTGTACCTTCATTACATGGATAAATTTGATCTTCTGGATAAAGTAATGGAAGAGCATATATTCAACATGACTGACTTTTGTGAGTCGGCTAGCGAAATGGATTATATCGAATCGACCGTCCATTGTATGGAATACCTTCAAAGCAACTATCTATTCTTTTCCACGATGCTCGCTAGTGAAGGCGCTCCTTCCTTCCGCCATCAGTTCCTGAAGTTTAATATTGCAGAATTTAAGAAAGATGTTGACCTCACGAGCGGAAAAAACCTTGGCCAAAACGAAGAGATCGTCGCTCAATTTGTGGCGAATGCCTACGTAGGAGTAGTGGAATGGTGGCTGAAAAATGAAATGCCCTATCCCCCTCAGGTAATGGCAGAAAAAGTGGGGGAATTAATTGAACGGATTGTTTAG
- a CDS encoding cyclophilin-like fold protein produces the protein MMQDTRIKLEFNGHTVIVKMYDHPTSRDFIERLPLSLPFKDYANNEKISVLEEPLTVKDAPAGSKPSAGDLAYFSPWGNLALFYGDYDFSPGLILLGKMEEGGEHIKNMQDETIVRLEKMN, from the coding sequence ATGATGCAGGACACCAGAATTAAATTGGAGTTTAACGGCCACACGGTTATTGTGAAGATGTACGATCATCCTACCAGCAGGGATTTTATAGAGCGTCTTCCATTAAGCCTGCCCTTTAAAGATTATGCAAATAACGAGAAAATCAGTGTGCTGGAGGAGCCCTTAACCGTAAAGGATGCTCCGGCAGGCAGTAAACCGTCCGCAGGGGATTTGGCGTATTTTTCTCCATGGGGCAATCTTGCTCTATTTTACGGAGATTATGATTTTTCACCTGGATTGATTCTGCTTGGGAAAATGGAAGAGGGCGGAGAACATATTAAAAACATGCAAGATGAAACAATCGTAAGACTTGAGAAAATGAATTAA
- a CDS encoding methyl-accepting chemotaxis protein has translation MLWKKLTFSYGLVLVFLLLVAGVNVYALNVLYGKADEIVHEAIPLIEAVNAPEKSLVGLETAVMQFIMTQNESSLSAYTKDYKQAEKDLSKAATYGSKYPEIKKQIEIQQKQLKEMKIFYDEQIELVRNFDVVTAQMNLSEKKLMENYRASKNKELDMIKRINADSLNSAGSLKNQIMLISLFFSVLAISAVLVVAYKIIRSISMPVRRVSMVLDQVANGNLAVHTEESTRKDEIGDMLRSLHKMVADLRETVSQVSGTSSQVAAQSVELAASTEQGSRAAEFTARIAQETMGGFGRQQKSFHSISDSIHSVTKGIHHIAANSDSMISATNEAAMQAENGSAAVQNLAVQMEGIHLSVEETTSIIQELGRHSEQIDHIVRMITTISEQTNLLALNAAIEAARAGEHGKGFAVVADEVRKLAEESKNSAAEISHMVHSIQTETGKAVESMNVNKKKIADGLFYTNDAKTALSNIVQSIQETFAKGEAVRTEVLQAETVGRSIMHSLEKATEVMEHSVQQLHQSHLSSEEQLNSIEVISQSAILLETLSGSLKESVLRFKLEETEEAREPEEDAENQELAEAI, from the coding sequence ATGCTATGGAAGAAATTAACCTTTAGCTATGGATTGGTGCTGGTATTTTTGCTGCTTGTTGCAGGGGTGAACGTCTATGCTTTAAACGTCCTTTATGGCAAAGCAGATGAAATTGTACATGAAGCCATTCCGCTTATTGAGGCGGTCAACGCTCCGGAAAAAAGCCTCGTAGGCCTTGAAACAGCAGTCATGCAATTTATCATGACTCAAAATGAGAGCTCCCTTTCCGCCTACACAAAGGATTATAAGCAGGCTGAAAAGGATTTAAGCAAAGCTGCCACCTATGGAAGCAAATACCCTGAAATTAAAAAGCAAATTGAAATTCAGCAAAAGCAGCTGAAAGAGATGAAGATTTTCTATGACGAACAAATTGAGCTTGTCCGAAACTTTGATGTCGTAACAGCGCAAATGAATCTCTCAGAAAAAAAGCTAATGGAAAACTACCGTGCCTCTAAGAATAAAGAATTGGACATGATCAAAAGAATCAATGCCGACTCGCTGAACTCCGCCGGCAGTCTGAAAAACCAGATTATGCTGATCAGCCTCTTTTTCAGTGTGCTGGCCATATCGGCTGTGCTTGTCGTCGCGTACAAAATCATCCGAAGCATTTCCATGCCGGTCAGACGGGTATCAATGGTGCTTGATCAGGTCGCAAATGGAAATTTGGCTGTTCATACTGAAGAAAGTACAAGAAAAGACGAAATCGGTGATATGCTCCGTTCCCTTCATAAAATGGTGGCCGATCTAAGAGAAACTGTCTCACAGGTGAGCGGGACATCAAGCCAGGTAGCGGCTCAGTCAGTCGAGCTTGCGGCAAGCACAGAGCAGGGAAGCCGTGCTGCCGAATTTACGGCCCGGATTGCCCAGGAGACGATGGGGGGATTCGGAAGACAGCAGAAGTCGTTTCATAGCATATCAGATTCCATCCATTCGGTAACGAAAGGCATTCATCATATCGCTGCCAACTCAGACAGCATGATCAGTGCGACAAATGAAGCCGCCATGCAGGCTGAGAACGGGTCGGCTGCAGTGCAGAATCTCGCTGTTCAAATGGAGGGCATTCATTTGTCGGTGGAAGAAACCACGTCCATCATTCAGGAGCTTGGCCGGCACTCTGAACAGATTGATCATATTGTACGGATGATTACAACGATATCGGAGCAAACCAATCTCCTTGCTCTGAACGCTGCCATAGAGGCAGCGCGGGCCGGGGAACATGGCAAAGGGTTTGCGGTCGTTGCAGATGAAGTGAGAAAGCTTGCGGAAGAAAGCAAAAACTCGGCTGCCGAAATCTCGCACATGGTCCACAGCATTCAGACTGAAACAGGGAAAGCCGTAGAAAGCATGAATGTGAACAAGAAAAAAATTGCGGATGGACTTTTTTATACAAATGATGCGAAAACGGCGCTTTCCAATATCGTCCAATCCATACAGGAAACATTTGCAAAAGGCGAGGCCGTAAGAACAGAGGTGCTGCAGGCTGAGACTGTTGGCAGAAGCATTATGCACTCATTGGAAAAGGCGACTGAGGTGATGGAGCACAGCGTACAGCAGCTTCACCAATCCCACCTTTCTTCGGAGGAACAGCTGAATTCAATCGAAGTCATCTCCCAATCTGCTATTCTCCTGGAAACCCTCTCAGGAAGCCTGAAGGAATCCGTTCTCAGGTTTAAGCTGGAAGAGACAGAAGAGGCCAGAGAGCCGGAGGAAGATGCAGAAAATCAAGAACTGGCGGAAGCGATATAA